The Siansivirga zeaxanthinifaciens CC-SAMT-1 region ATTTGGCGCACTAAACAACGGCGTTGAAGTAGATAAATTTAAAGGTAGTATATTAGCAGCAAATGGTTTAGAAGTATTAGAAAAGGTCTTGTAATTAACAAGCATTTGGTACCTGCCAGCTTCCGTTACATTTATCGTATACCTCAAATATTCATTACCACTTAAAGAGCCAACAACAAAACCTGATCCTCCAACTTCAATATCTACGTCCTCTCCAGGGGCTGTTCTGTAAGCACCACCTGAATTACCTGGTGAAGAATCAGAAAAAGCTAGTCCTTGTCCTCCTAAATCATAATCTTCGACCTGAATAGTACCAGGAATCGTATGCGGAACTCCTCCGAAAGGCTGTATTGTTAAGGCCTGAACATTAACCGTTATGGATGTTTCAGAAGTTTGAAATTTGTTGTCTGTGAGCACTAATTTTAAGGTATAAACACCTACAGCCATATTTTCCAATAACGTATCTGATTGCCCATCATATCCCCAAGTAAACGGTGCTGCGGTAATAGAACGCACCAATACATCGTCTATATAAAGTGCCATACTTGTTATTTCTGATGGTGATAAGGAGGTTGAAGCTTCAACTTCTATATCAAAGCCTGGTGCTAAAACATAACCATCGGCGGGTGCTACAAAGGTTGGTGCTGGAGGCGGCGCTATATAAACAACGTTAATTTTATCTAAATTAAATCCAGCGTTTTGAACATTAACTTTAAGCACATGTAAACCCTGTGTTAATGCTACATTTTGTTTTGTACTTGTTTGAAAATCGGTGGCACTTGAGGTTTGAGCTAAAGCATGATTATCAAACAATACAACATCATCCATCTCTACACTAATTAATGCTCCTGTGGATGCAGCGGCATATAAAAAGTCAAAATTATAGAGACCATCTTGTAATACATTTACATCGTATTTTAGCCATTCACCATTTTGGGTGTCGCCAACATAAATAACGCCATTGTCTTGTCCTACATCAACCCCATCAGTATAGGCAGTTGCATTAAGGGTGTTTGTAGGCGTAGTATCTGAATATCCAACACCTTCACCACCGGCTCTATAGGCTTCTGCTTCTATAGTTCCTTGAACTAATTTTATTGAAGAATCCAATACAATGTTTGAAATTTTACTAATAGATAATGGGGGTAGCGTAATAGCTCCTGTTCCTTGTTTAATTAAAGTTAATGGGTCGGTATAGTAATCAATGGGGGCTACAACACCTACATTATCAAACACCAAAGCTTCGTGTTTAAACGAACCAGCGTATACCAAATTGTCAAATTTTAAAGTAAATTCAACAGGCTTATCTGTAAGGTTGATGGCAACCACGCTTGTATTACCATTTTTGGTTACGGCTCTCGCATTTACTGCTGTAACTGAGCCTCTGGTAGTAGTCAACATAGTCGATGAAGTTACGGTACCGTTTAACAAAGTCGCATCCCTTAAAACATCTTGAAGGATTTCATAACTCATCAAGTACCCTCTTTTTTGTAGCGGATATACAGGTTCTCTGTTGGATCCAACAACAACCATAGCATTTAAAACCCTATTAAAGCTAAACCAGTTTGCTCTATCATAAATATGTTGGTTTTCTGCCATAAATAAATAAGCATCTGCCATTCCTAAACAAGCAGCGCCGTGCACATCTGAACCGGCGGACACACCCCATTCTGTTAACCAAATGGGTTTATTTTGATTATCAGTATCTCGAACCCAATTGACATCTTCTGCTAATTCTAATTTAGCTGTTAAAAGCGACTGATATGCTGTATTACTTTCCCCGGGTATATCAGGGTCGGCACCTAAGTATTTATGAACTGTAATGGCATCATAATAACTCCCATCGCCTCTTATTGTAGCATTATAGGCTGCTTGACTTCGTCTCCACCCAAAAGGCACAGACACTCTTATATTTGGATATGCCGCTTTTAAAGCAGCCGAAACTGCCGAAGCCTCCGCTAAATATTTTTGTGGGGTATCTGTTCTTAGTGCTCTTTGATTAACCCAAAAATGTTCGTTTCCTAATTCTATATCTTTTACCTCAAGACCTAAGCCCATGTCTTTTTGTGCTCTGGCTACACTACTTGGCCCATCATCAAAATTGATAGAATAGGTCCACATCATATCATAACCTACACCGCCATTTGCAGCTTTTTTTTCAGTGTTTAGTTGGGCAATACCATTAATATGTCCTTTTAAACAACACGCATAAGTTGCCAAAGTCGATTCATGTACACCATTGTCATAGCTGTCATTTTGGTAACCATCGGTTTGCCATTGATAAAAATTGGCGAAAACCCCATGCGGGAAGCGAATGGTTACAGGATCTACTAATTTGATAAAGTCTTTTTGTAATTGGGTATTAAAACCCTCAATATTATAACCTAATAACTTATTGTTAAAAACTTCGGTATTTGTTGTCTCAACATTCAATGAAGCTGTAATAGTTCCAGGTAAAGTAAAGGGATAACTCTGTGCTTCTGCTTTTAAATAGAAGCAGATTACACATGCAATAAAGCAAAGATATTTAAAATATTGCCTATTTGATGTAGCATTTTTGTTCATAGTTTTGGTAAATAATTGTGGGCATTTTACTTAAAAAGTAAATGCATATATAGCTTTTTTTTTAACTTACAATTTTAATAATAAAGAATAAATAAACTGTCCTGCTTTTTGCTGTATTTAATTTAAAATCACATAACGTTTTATTCAAAATATTTAAGCGTTTTATTTACCAGAAAAATATAGTATATATGCTTTAAACATAAGATGTTTCTCTTTTTTTTTATTGAAAAAGCACTACCTTTAAGGTTCTATTTTTTGATGATTTTTCTTGTATATATTGATACTTCCCCGTAGAATTTAACAAAGTATAAACCACTGATTAAGGTATTAGCGTCTATTCGTATAGATGATGCCCCTTTTACGTTTTTCAATACTATAGTTTTGCCAACTATGTTAAACACTTCAATTTTATTGACTTTTTTTTCTAATCCATCAATTATAATTTCGTCATCTATTGGGTTAGAAATGAAAACTGAATTTCTATGAAAACCTTCATTACTAAGTGCATTCGTATTTTCTAATAGCCATTTCGTGTTAGCTGTAGCTGAACTTGTGTAATTAACATCACCCGAATTATCATATGCATACCTTCCTGTGGTTGTTTGTGGCGTATGGATATCATATGCGCCAGAACCGTTAGAAACAAATTCAAAAATTCTTGTATTGTTTGTATCTGTGGTGGGAGTTGCAGTTGTAGTAGGATACACATTAATCGATTCAAATCTTACTGCATCCCATCCCGTAAGTGTACATGAAATATTATAATAACCATTAGAACCAACAGATTTCACTTCAAAAATTTGTGAATTATTATTTGGCGAAATTTCATCGGCAGTAATAATATTTGAATTTGCAGTGTCTACAGTCCAATACTTCCCCGTTACACTGTGCTTAATTTTATATTTTCCTTCTAAACCATTGGTTGGATTTCCACCAATTGAACCACTAGGAAGTGCTTCAAGGTATGTTGAAGCAACACGCATGTCATCAAAATCTGTTATCACCTCAAAATCACAGGCGTTTTCATTGTAAGAACCCCACTTTGGGTAAACTTCAACTCCATCAAATGTTTTATGATAGGCTCTTTTATCAGAATCTGCCAAAACCACTTGATATTCATTAAAATTAAGATTTGAAAGTGTTTGCTGTACTCCATTAAACCAGAACTCTAAATAGCCTTCATATCTATTATTAACCACATCAAAATTATCATCAACCTTGACTTTTATAACAAAAGTCACCCATTCATCTTCGGGAATTACATGTTGCCATAAGGTTGTTCTTCGCTGGGTTATAGACCCTGGCCTGTTCCAATTCGGTTCTGCTGGTCCGAAGGCATTTAAACTTAAAGTTGTACCATCGTAAGACATCGTATAAGGATAATTTTGTTTATTCGTGTTAATATCTCCACCATCAGTAGTTTTCCATTGAAACACAGCAATACCAGCATTTAAATTTGGTTCAGAATTAAATCTCCAACGCCAACCATAATAATAAGTTCCGCCTTTTTGAGGGGTAAATGTATTTACGTCGCCCGTAGTTCTGGCAAATTCTGCTCTCTTTCTAGAAACAGGTTTAGTTATACGCCAAAATTTACCAAACTCAGAATCTATAGGTGTAGTGACAAATGGTGGATTATTGGGATCATCAACACAATCATCACCACTTGGGTTGCTATTGCCATTAGGGTCGAGGTGTCTAAAATTATCATTTACGGATAAATTAGGGTCTCCGTACCATAATACTTGTGCATTTAGCTCATAGCCAAAAAATAATAGCGATAAAATAAGCACGAATTTCTTAGCTATATTTATTCTCATAATTTATCTATACACTAATTGTTATTGCATTTTTAGAATCTCACTCCCTGCCATTAAAAAAGCACCTGTTCCAAAATTTTGATAACTATCATAAGATGCTGGTTCTGGAAATGCACCAATGTTTTGTACCCAACCTACGCGACCATCCTCATGTTGGCAGGCTTTTAAAGCATTCCAACCTTTTTTAACTGCTGGTATATATTTTTTATCTAACAAACCATTATTAATGCCCCAAGCCAATGCAAAAGTATGGAAACCACTACCGCTTACCTCGCCATGATTATAAGACTCTGGACATAACAAACTTGTTCTCCATAAACCGTCTTCAGGTTGAAGTTTTAATATTTTCTCTGCCATTTCTTTGTATAAGTTCTCATAAAACGGGCGATGCTTATAATCTGCTGGCATATCATCTAAAATTAAAGCTAAACCAGCAAAAACCCAACCGTTGCCTCGAGACCAGAATACCTTTTTACCATTTGGTTCTTTGGTGTCTTTATCGTTACCCTGCCACACAAAACGCATATCTCTTGCAAACAATTGTTCTTCTTTATCGTATAACTGGTTGTAAGTTTGCATATAAAACTTATGCATCTCATCTAAATACTTGGGCTGTTTAGTATGTTTCGCATACAAATTAAGTACAGGAGGAGCCATAAATAAGGCATCGCACCACCACCACAAAATAGTTCTGCCATATTCACTTTTATCTGTTCCTTTTTTCCACTCATCGTCATCAAATAAATGGGCGTCTAAGAATTTTTTTGTAGGTTCTAAATCCACGAAATTTCGTCTACCATCATTCATATCTATATACAAATAACTGTAAGATATGGCAACATCATCGGCATGATGTAAACGTTTATATGTTTGCCAATTATTCCAATATCCTTGATTTTTTAGGGCAGCCATATAAATCATATCTTTAGTAGCTTTATGTGCTCTTACCACACCCGTATAATAAGCTCCTTCTGTCCAATCGGTTGGTGCAATTGCAAAAATAGGATGTGCTTCTTGCCACTCTAATGCCTTTATCATAGCTGACTTAATATCTGATTTATCAATAACATTAACTCCTGTTACTTTCTGGGCCGTTGAACAGTTAAAAAACAATAAAACTGTAAATAATGCTAAAATGGTTTTATTCATGGTATTTTTATTTTTTTAGTTTAAAAGTGGTTTCTAAATAATCGTTTGAAGAGGTTCCTAACATAACCGTATAATCACCGGCTTCCAATACTTTTTCCATTGTAACACCTGTAAATTCTAACATTTTAGATGTTATTTTAAAAGAAACCGTTTTACTTTCTCCCGCATTTAATTCTATTTTTTCAAAACCTTTTAATTCTTTATCTGGTCTTGTAACAGAACCTATTTCATCCTTAACATACATTTGTACGACTTCCTTGGCTTTTACATTGCTTTTATTGGCAACAGTTACACTTACTTCTAATTCAGTATCTGCTGTCATTTCAGGATTTGAAATTTTAATATCTGAATATTCAAAGTTTGCATAACTTAAGCCATGACCAAAAGGAAATAATGGCCCATCTTTTAAAAACAAATAACCTTTTTTATAGTTTATTTCTTTCATGCTATAATGAAAAGGAATTTGGCCAATAGAACGAGGCACCGTAACTGGCAATTTACCTGATGGAGATACTTCACCGAAAATAATTCTAGCTGTAGACTCATCACCAAATTCGCTTAAATCCCAAGTATCTAAAATAGCATCAGCTTGGTCTGCAATAGTATTAATAGACAGCGTTCTTCTATGTTTTAAAACCACAATAAGCGGTTTACCTAGTGCTTTTACCCTTTCTACTAGTTCATCTTGTGGACCAACAGGGTCGATTGTTGCTCTATCCCCTAAAGCATTATTAAAAAAAGCTTCTTTAGAAGTAAACTCATCGCCTCCTAAAAATAACACGATAGCATCTGAACTTTTAGCGATGTTAACCAAATTATCTAAAGCTTTACCATCGCGCTCTAATAATTTTGGAGCGCCTCCAGTTTCATCGGTAAGATGAAATCCTTTCTCGGCAACAAATTTAACATTATCGGTTACTACAGATTCAAACATAGCTTTAGTATTCTCCCTTACAAGAGGCCCTAAAAGCGCTATTTTTGTAGATTTATTAGCATCAAGTGGCAACGTGTTATTTTCATTTTTAAGAAGAATAATCGACTCTAAATCGGATTCTTTTGCCAATTCTAAAGAAGCCTTAGCTCTATTACCTGTCTTAACGGCCTCTATATCGATATAAGGATTATCGAACAAGCCTAGAATAAATTTTGTTCTTAAAACACGCCTTACAGATCTGTCAATTAACTCTTCCAATTCAGGGTTTTTCTTTACCATTTCTGGCAAATACGCATAAGAATCTTCAGCATATAAATCGATATCAATACCAGCTACTAAACCCATTCTCGCAGCATCTTCTGGTGTTTCTGCTACGTTCATAAAATAATGTAAACGTGCAATATCGTTAGAATCTGAGACTACATAACCTTCAAAACCCCATTGGTCTCTTAAAACACCGGTAAGCAATTCTGGATTACCATGAGATGCTACGCCATTAATATCGCCATGTGATGCCATAATACCCAGGGTTTTGGCATCTTTAACAGCAGCTTCAAACGGTGGATATATTTCATCTATTAACGTTCTTGGAGAAATTTCAATAGCAGCAAAATTTGAACCGCCAAGTACTTGTCCGTAAGCAGCAAAATGTTTTGCAACAGCACCAATATGAGTACCATTACCTAAACCTTCGTAATCACCTTGCACACCTTTAATGGCACTTTTAACCATTTGTGTGGTTAGATAGGTATCTTCACCAAAAGCCTCACTCATACGTCCAAAACGTGGGTCACGAACTAAGTCGGCTTCTGGAGAGTGACACATGTGCATACCACGTAAACGCGCTTCTCTTCCTACCACATCCCACTGTCTTTGTACAAGCGCTGGATTGAATGACGCTGCAGAAGTAATAGGGCGACCAAACTTGGTACAACCTTCGGCATCTACACCATTATATGACTCTGTTACAAATAATGCAGGAATGCCCCAACGGTTGTTTTCTATAATGTATTTTTGAAGTTTATTATTAAATTTAGCTGCAGAAACTGCATCAATATGTTCGCCAGGGTTTTTAATACCTGCAATACCTAATTTTAATTTTTCAATTACCTTATCGGAAAGTTTAAGATTACCATTGTTATCATATTTAGCTCCAATGGTGGCATGAAATATACGCATTTGCGCTACTTTTTCTTCAAGGGATAATTTGGGTAAAAGCGCTTCTACTCTTTCATCAATAGAAAGCGAGGCATCTTTGTAATCTTTAGCTTTTGAATCTCCCTTACCACAAGAGGTAAAAATTGATAGCAATGCAATAAAAAGTAATTTTCTCATTAGTATGTTATGTTTGTATAGTTTTAGTTTTTAAATGCAAATCGATTTATTGTTAATGACTGATTATTAATGGTTTTAAATACAAAACAAATAGATTTTACCTGATTTAAATTTTGAGCATTAAATTGTCGTGGTTGAAATGTGTAAATATTATTTTTAGGTATTTCTAAAGAGAACAATAGTTTACCTTCAGCATTCGTATCTCTTACCTCAACAGAACAGGCATCACTAGCCATCACCTCTAATTCTAAAATGGTTTTGCCCTGTAAACCTTTTATATTGGGGTAAATAACATGACTTGTATTTTGTATTGTTTGTATTGAAAATCCTCCTAAAGTATTTTCCACTTTTTTTATACCTGATGCTTTAAAATAGTCTTCGGCTTCAATACTAGCATTGGCATCATAATTACCTACTCCAATACCGTCAACTCTTATGGTTGCCATTTCACCATTATCTTTGTAATGCACATAACTTATAAAGCTATCTCTAAAATAACGATTTCCGGTTTGACTTATATCACAATAAATATAATACCATTGGTTGTGCCACTCAAAGAATGAACCATGACGACCTTGTAAAAACCCATTTGGCCATGTTGGAGCATCAAAGCCTTTGGCAAAACTCGCCTCTTTTATAACGGTATCTTTGTAATCATAAGGACCGTAAACATTATCTGCCATGGCATAGAAACTGCCCCAAGACAAATAATACTTTCCATTATATTTATGCATAAAAGGCTTATCATCTGTTGGCATTTTTGTATTGCTTCCATCGGGATTATAAGGGCCTCTCGGATTATTAATAATTATTTTCTTTGGTGATTCTGCTAAACTTATCATGTCTTCGTTGAGCTTAGCTATGTAATAATCCCATACACCAAAAATGATATAATGCTCGCCTTTGTCTTCAAAAATGGCCATATCATATTCATGCGTAGGTGTTAAATTTGAGGATAATAGAGGTTTACCTAAAACATCTTTCCAAGGACCTACGGGTGTTTTTCCAACTACAACGCCTGTTTGCTCGTTTCCTTCGGAAAAATAAAAATAATACTTTCCATTTCTATAGGCCGCATCTGTAGCCCAACATCTTGAAAATTCTTTTCCTATATAAGTATCTTCAGGTTTTAAAACACTTCGTTTTGTCCAATTCACCAAATCGGGAGAAGACCACACCCACCAATCTTCCATGATAAACTTATCGTTTTTAACAGATTTATCATGCGAAGCATAAACGTAAGCGGTATCGTTGAAAATATGAATATGCGGATCGTTTAATCCAACGTTTGGAACTATGGGATTTTGTGAGCATACAGATGTTATAACTAATAACATTGCACTTACAATTCCATATGTTATTTTAAAATTTGTTTTCATGATTTTATTCAATTCCGCAAAAGGTATCCATAATTTTAGTCACTACTGCCGCTTCTTCTACCGAACATGGATTTTCGTTTTGTCCTAAAAAATAACCAACCACTTGCTCTATCATTGGTTGTTGCACATGTTTTGGATTTTCAAACTTAAAAGTTTCCGTTTTGTTGTCGGTTTCAACTCGTATTTCATCGCCATAAAAAGAAAATGTAATGGAACCTTTTTCTCCTTCAATAGTACATCTATCACTATCTTTGGAGGCTATAAAATTCCAACTTCCTTTAAATTGAACACCGTTTTTAAATTCTATTTCACCCTT contains the following coding sequences:
- a CDS encoding carbohydrate-binding domain-containing protein, producing the protein MNKNATSNRQYFKYLCFIACVICFYLKAEAQSYPFTLPGTITASLNVETTNTEVFNNKLLGYNIEGFNTQLQKDFIKLVDPVTIRFPHGVFANFYQWQTDGYQNDSYDNGVHESTLATYACCLKGHINGIAQLNTEKKAANGGVGYDMMWTYSINFDDGPSSVARAQKDMGLGLEVKDIELGNEHFWVNQRALRTDTPQKYLAEASAVSAALKAAYPNIRVSVPFGWRRSQAAYNATIRGDGSYYDAITVHKYLGADPDIPGESNTAYQSLLTAKLELAEDVNWVRDTDNQNKPIWLTEWGVSAGSDVHGAACLGMADAYLFMAENQHIYDRANWFSFNRVLNAMVVVGSNREPVYPLQKRGYLMSYEILQDVLRDATLLNGTVTSSTMLTTTRGSVTAVNARAVTKNGNTSVVAINLTDKPVEFTLKFDNLVYAGSFKHEALVFDNVGVVAPIDYYTDPLTLIKQGTGAITLPPLSISKISNIVLDSSIKLVQGTIEAEAYRAGGEGVGYSDTTPTNTLNATAYTDGVDVGQDNGVIYVGDTQNGEWLKYDVNVLQDGLYNFDFLYAAASTGALISVEMDDVVLFDNHALAQTSSATDFQTSTKQNVALTQGLHVLKVNVQNAGFNLDKINVVYIAPPPAPTFVAPADGYVLAPGFDIEVEASTSLSPSEITSMALYIDDVLVRSITAAPFTWGYDGQSDTLLENMAVGVYTLKLVLTDNKFQTSETSITVNVQALTIQPFGGVPHTIPGTIQVEDYDLGGQGLAFSDSSPGNSGGAYRTAPGEDVDIEVGGSGFVVGSLSGNEYLRYTINVTEAGRYQMLVNYKTFSNTSKPFAANILPLNLSTSTPLFSAPNGSTTSGIRIITEGSVFQDYTSDEFDLDAGLAVLELRIPSGGAGPTYDYVTLNRLGSLSINEFDNTAINLRVYPVPSKDGRFNLSIPSKWKVYSILGTKIAEGNGDLVDISNASKGIYLLKTEGNVIKKILYR
- a CDS encoding T9SS type A sorting domain-containing protein; this encodes MRINIAKKFVLILSLLFFGYELNAQVLWYGDPNLSVNDNFRHLDPNGNSNPSGDDCVDDPNNPPFVTTPIDSEFGKFWRITKPVSRKRAEFARTTGDVNTFTPQKGGTYYYGWRWRFNSEPNLNAGIAVFQWKTTDGGDINTNKQNYPYTMSYDGTTLSLNAFGPAEPNWNRPGSITQRRTTLWQHVIPEDEWVTFVIKVKVDDNFDVVNNRYEGYLEFWFNGVQQTLSNLNFNEYQVVLADSDKRAYHKTFDGVEVYPKWGSYNENACDFEVITDFDDMRVASTYLEALPSGSIGGNPTNGLEGKYKIKHSVTGKYWTVDTANSNIITADEISPNNNSQIFEVKSVGSNGYYNISCTLTGWDAVRFESINVYPTTTATPTTDTNNTRIFEFVSNGSGAYDIHTPQTTTGRYAYDNSGDVNYTSSATANTKWLLENTNALSNEGFHRNSVFISNPIDDEIIIDGLEKKVNKIEVFNIVGKTIVLKNVKGASSIRIDANTLISGLYFVKFYGEVSIYTRKIIKK
- a CDS encoding glycoside hydrolase family 88/105 protein, with amino-acid sequence MNKTILALFTVLLFFNCSTAQKVTGVNVIDKSDIKSAMIKALEWQEAHPIFAIAPTDWTEGAYYTGVVRAHKATKDMIYMAALKNQGYWNNWQTYKRLHHADDVAISYSYLYIDMNDGRRNFVDLEPTKKFLDAHLFDDDEWKKGTDKSEYGRTILWWWCDALFMAPPVLNLYAKHTKQPKYLDEMHKFYMQTYNQLYDKEEQLFARDMRFVWQGNDKDTKEPNGKKVFWSRGNGWVFAGLALILDDMPADYKHRPFYENLYKEMAEKILKLQPEDGLWRTSLLCPESYNHGEVSGSGFHTFALAWGINNGLLDKKYIPAVKKGWNALKACQHEDGRVGWVQNIGAFPEPASYDSYQNFGTGAFLMAGSEILKMQ
- a CDS encoding glycoside hydrolase family 3 N-terminal domain-containing protein, with the translated sequence MRKLLFIALLSIFTSCGKGDSKAKDYKDASLSIDERVEALLPKLSLEEKVAQMRIFHATIGAKYDNNGNLKLSDKVIEKLKLGIAGIKNPGEHIDAVSAAKFNNKLQKYIIENNRWGIPALFVTESYNGVDAEGCTKFGRPITSAASFNPALVQRQWDVVGREARLRGMHMCHSPEADLVRDPRFGRMSEAFGEDTYLTTQMVKSAIKGVQGDYEGLGNGTHIGAVAKHFAAYGQVLGGSNFAAIEISPRTLIDEIYPPFEAAVKDAKTLGIMASHGDINGVASHGNPELLTGVLRDQWGFEGYVVSDSNDIARLHYFMNVAETPEDAARMGLVAGIDIDLYAEDSYAYLPEMVKKNPELEELIDRSVRRVLRTKFILGLFDNPYIDIEAVKTGNRAKASLELAKESDLESIILLKNENNTLPLDANKSTKIALLGPLVRENTKAMFESVVTDNVKFVAEKGFHLTDETGGAPKLLERDGKALDNLVNIAKSSDAIVLFLGGDEFTSKEAFFNNALGDRATIDPVGPQDELVERVKALGKPLIVVLKHRRTLSINTIADQADAILDTWDLSEFGDESTARIIFGEVSPSGKLPVTVPRSIGQIPFHYSMKEINYKKGYLFLKDGPLFPFGHGLSYANFEYSDIKISNPEMTADTELEVSVTVANKSNVKAKEVVQMYVKDEIGSVTRPDKELKGFEKIELNAGESKTVSFKITSKMLEFTGVTMEKVLEAGDYTVMLGTSSNDYLETTFKLKK
- a CDS encoding family 43 glycosylhydrolase translates to MKTNFKITYGIVSAMLLVITSVCSQNPIVPNVGLNDPHIHIFNDTAYVYASHDKSVKNDKFIMEDWWVWSSPDLVNWTKRSVLKPEDTYIGKEFSRCWATDAAYRNGKYYFYFSEGNEQTGVVVGKTPVGPWKDVLGKPLLSSNLTPTHEYDMAIFEDKGEHYIIFGVWDYYIAKLNEDMISLAESPKKIIINNPRGPYNPDGSNTKMPTDDKPFMHKYNGKYYLSWGSFYAMADNVYGPYDYKDTVIKEASFAKGFDAPTWPNGFLQGRHGSFFEWHNQWYYIYCDISQTGNRYFRDSFISYVHYKDNGEMATIRVDGIGVGNYDANASIEAEDYFKASGIKKVENTLGGFSIQTIQNTSHVIYPNIKGLQGKTILELEVMASDACSVEVRDTNAEGKLLFSLEIPKNNIYTFQPRQFNAQNLNQVKSICFVFKTINNQSLTINRFAFKN